Proteins encoded within one genomic window of Methanobacterium sp.:
- a CDS encoding glutamine amidotransferase, which produces MELKIYHMYPDLLNLYGDIGNVTCLTQRCKWRGIQVEVVGFSMKHEAPLIDGDLFFIGGGSDRGQNIVYTHLRKYSNQIGELIEEGTPVLAICGGYQLLGEKYIDAEGSDVPGLGIFDYYTRSEEGRLIGNIIIENSLGLNPETFVGFENHGGRTYHEHQPLGKVLVGYGNNGKDKQEGMVYRNCIGTYLHGPLLPKNPQLADFLILKALERKYGLKKLPGLEDDWEYAAHNKVLKLYSP; this is translated from the coding sequence ATGGAACTAAAAATTTATCACATGTATCCAGATCTTTTAAATCTTTATGGAGATATTGGCAATGTAACTTGCCTCACTCAAAGATGCAAGTGGCGGGGCATCCAAGTCGAAGTGGTTGGGTTCAGCATGAAACACGAAGCCCCATTGATTGATGGTGACCTTTTTTTCATAGGAGGAGGTTCGGATCGTGGGCAAAACATTGTTTACACCCATCTTCGTAAATACAGCAACCAAATAGGGGAATTAATTGAAGAAGGAACCCCAGTTCTGGCCATATGTGGTGGTTATCAGTTATTAGGAGAAAAATATATTGATGCAGAAGGTTCCGATGTTCCGGGACTTGGAATATTCGATTACTACACGCGTAGTGAAGAAGGACGACTTATTGGGAACATTATAATCGAAAACAGTTTAGGGTTAAACCCTGAAACATTTGTGGGCTTTGAAAACCATGGAGGGCGCACCTATCACGAACATCAACCACTGGGTAAGGTGTTGGTGGGATATGGCAACAATGGTAAAGATAAACAGGAGGGGATGGTGTACCGCAATTGTATTGGAACCTACCTTCACGGCCCATTATTACCTAAAAACCCTCAATTAGCAGATTTCCTGATTTTGAAAGCTTTGGAAAGAAAGTATGGTTTGAAAAAGTTGCCTGGTCTTGAAGATGATTGGGAATACGCAGCCCATAATAAAGTACTGAAGCTTTACTCACCTTGA
- the pyrG gene encoding CTP synthase (glutamine hydrolyzing) produces MSKYIVVTGGVVSSIGKGITSASIGRILRSYGVDVTAIKIDPYLNWDSGTLNPYQHGEVFVTEDGMETDLDLGHYERFLDVNLSGKSNITTGKVYSSVIDHERKGDYLGSCVQIIPHITNKIKDMIRKIANESHAEVVLVEVGGTVGDIESQPFLEALRQLRNEEGHDNVMVVHVTYVPYLKAAGEFKTKPTQHSTKELRSTGIIPDMIICRSELPMDQPLKNKISHFCDVEREAVINTPDVHSIYEVPLILNQEHVGEYVINRIKLETGKQDLEEWKKVVNALQQDEYQVNVGIIGKYVELEDAYMSIRESLKHAAAHVGIKVNIEWIQAENKINEEKISHLDSILIPGGFGERGISGKLEAVRYSLQHQVPLFGICLGMQCMVIEFARLNGLDDAHSTEFNPETPYPVIDLMEEQKKIKNIGGTMRLGSYPCQLKEGTMAKDAYGEKEVSERHRHRYELNNDYREILQEKGLIISGTSHDDFLVEMVELKDHPWFLGCQFHPEFKSRPNKAHPIFVSFLEATLLNHKQKSMHND; encoded by the coding sequence CTGTCTAAATATATTGTGGTTACTGGTGGTGTGGTAAGTTCAATTGGAAAAGGGATAACTTCAGCTTCAATTGGCAGAATTCTAAGATCATATGGTGTGGATGTTACAGCAATCAAGATCGACCCATACCTTAACTGGGATTCTGGAACTTTAAACCCCTACCAACATGGAGAAGTTTTCGTGACTGAAGATGGTATGGAAACTGATCTAGATTTAGGGCACTATGAACGTTTTTTAGATGTGAATCTCTCCGGTAAATCTAATATCACCACTGGCAAAGTATATTCTTCTGTTATTGATCATGAACGTAAAGGAGATTACTTGGGCTCCTGTGTACAAATCATTCCCCATATCACCAATAAAATAAAGGATATGATTAGAAAAATAGCCAACGAAAGCCATGCCGAAGTTGTTCTGGTGGAAGTGGGTGGAACTGTAGGGGATATTGAAAGCCAACCCTTCCTTGAAGCACTAAGACAACTTAGAAACGAAGAAGGCCATGACAATGTTATGGTTGTACACGTAACATATGTGCCCTATCTTAAAGCTGCAGGTGAGTTTAAGACAAAACCTACTCAGCACAGCACTAAAGAACTCAGAAGCACTGGGATAATACCCGATATGATTATTTGTCGCTCGGAGTTACCTATGGATCAGCCTCTGAAAAATAAAATATCTCATTTCTGTGACGTGGAAAGGGAAGCTGTTATTAACACACCTGATGTGCACTCAATTTATGAAGTACCCCTAATCTTGAACCAAGAACATGTGGGAGAGTATGTAATAAACAGAATTAAACTCGAAACCGGTAAACAAGACTTGGAAGAATGGAAAAAAGTGGTTAATGCCCTTCAACAGGATGAATATCAGGTGAATGTTGGTATTATCGGCAAATACGTTGAACTGGAAGATGCTTATATGAGCATCAGAGAATCTCTAAAACATGCTGCCGCTCATGTGGGAATTAAAGTGAATATTGAATGGATACAAGCCGAAAATAAAATCAATGAAGAAAAAATTAGTCATCTAGATTCTATTCTTATTCCTGGAGGTTTCGGGGAGCGAGGCATATCTGGAAAACTTGAAGCAGTCCGTTACTCATTACAACATCAGGTACCGTTATTTGGAATATGTTTAGGAATGCAATGCATGGTGATTGAATTTGCCCGGCTTAATGGGCTTGATGATGCACACAGCACAGAATTTAACCCTGAAACTCCTTATCCAGTCATTGATCTAATGGAAGAACAAAAAAAGATTAAAAATATTGGAGGAACCATGAGGTTGGGTTCCTATCCCTGCCAACTTAAAGAAGGAACTATGGCTAAGGATGCCTATGGTGAAAAAGAAGTTAGCGAACGCCACCGGCATCGTTATGAATTAAACAACGACTACCGGGAAATCTTACAAGAAAAAGGACTAATAATTTCTGGAACTTCACATGACGACTTTTTGGTTGAAATGGTTGAGTTGAAGGATCATCCCTGGTTTTTGGGTTGCCAATTCCACCCTGAATTTAAATCACGACCCAACAAGGCCCATCCCATCTTTGTATCATTTCTGGAAGCAACACTCCTGAATCATAAACAAAAGTCAATGCATAACGATTGA
- a CDS encoding DUF2101 family protein, which yields MFSKLGNAMLGFFSLLGSIILAIPKIPQKLQNINQDRVKEKIVSENLKENVSQVKDNFGFHEKASKRTSNDYGKIKSKETPATDKGDSDVLLISAPFTSKEKEDTIFRLQILSAGFLILSVLTLLSFIPMVLYAIISILLVGFILYTLFNRVKVMYGPEFPAYRDFFLMYIAVGIVLVLVGTNPTLVITFSWSFFPSLTILIFSMIAVAVVYLIFRIRYHRDFTYGVVVETGEKMAYVKVEYDIRSNVKPDIYIVDNSYGASSGNLVKLKTENKVLSNSGNKPISIIETVNKI from the coding sequence ATATTCAGCAAACTAGGCAATGCCATGTTGGGATTTTTCTCACTTCTGGGATCCATAATTCTGGCAATACCAAAAATTCCTCAGAAACTTCAAAATATCAACCAAGATCGTGTGAAAGAAAAAATTGTTAGTGAAAACTTAAAAGAGAATGTTTCCCAGGTAAAAGATAATTTTGGATTTCATGAAAAAGCGTCTAAAAGAACCAGTAATGACTACGGAAAAATTAAATCAAAAGAAACTCCAGCAACAGATAAAGGAGATTCAGATGTTCTCCTTATCTCTGCCCCATTCACATCCAAGGAAAAGGAAGATACCATCTTTCGTCTGCAAATATTATCCGCTGGGTTTCTCATTTTATCAGTGTTAACCTTGCTGAGTTTCATACCCATGGTTTTATACGCTATTATATCTATTTTATTAGTAGGGTTTATTCTTTATACCCTATTTAACAGAGTTAAAGTCATGTATGGCCCTGAATTCCCTGCATATCGGGATTTTTTCCTAATGTATATTGCAGTGGGCATTGTGCTGGTGTTAGTAGGCACTAACCCTACCTTGGTAATTACATTTTCATGGAGTTTTTTCCCATCTCTTACTATTCTAATATTTTCAATGATTGCCGTTGCAGTGGTTTACCTTATCTTTAGGATTCGGTACCACCGTGACTTCACATATGGAGTTGTTGTTGAAACTGGAGAAAAAATGGCCTATGTGAAGGTAGAATATGACATCCGGTCCAATGTTAAGCCAGATATTTATATAGTGGACAACAGTTACGGGGCATCCAGTGGAAACTTAGTAAAACTAAAAACAGAAAACAAAGTTTTGAGTAACAGTGGTAACAAACCCATTAGCATTATAGAAACAGTGAACAAGATTTAA
- a CDS encoding phosphopantothenate/pantothenate synthetase, with protein MLKISSKHPRYKSLLLREKMAKAYQEGILADTALIAHGRGEAFDYILGEKTSPSAIEAIRCGVSAMLLAENPVISVNGNTAVLSAEHLVELSRLIPAPIEINLFYRTPQRVEKMEELLKKSGATKVLGRKNDDYLPIPGLEGPRSRAHPDGVHQADVVLVPLEDGDRAQALVSLGKKVITIDLNPLSRTAQTSSITIVDNVVRAIPLMIQEVAKLKKYSKKQLTRIVNKFDNSENISKSLNSISHHFKQDE; from the coding sequence ATGCTTAAAATATCATCTAAACATCCTCGTTACAAATCCCTTCTATTGCGGGAAAAAATGGCAAAGGCTTACCAAGAAGGAATCCTTGCAGACACTGCCCTAATCGCCCATGGAAGAGGTGAAGCCTTTGACTATATTTTAGGTGAAAAAACCAGCCCTTCCGCAATTGAAGCCATTCGATGTGGAGTTTCTGCAATGTTACTGGCTGAAAATCCAGTGATATCAGTTAATGGTAATACTGCTGTTCTTAGCGCAGAACATCTTGTTGAATTATCCCGTTTAATTCCAGCACCCATCGAAATCAATTTATTCTATCGTACCCCGCAAAGGGTTGAGAAAATGGAGGAACTGTTAAAAAAATCGGGCGCAACAAAAGTTTTAGGGAGAAAAAATGATGATTACCTCCCTATTCCTGGACTGGAAGGACCCCGATCCCGTGCACATCCTGATGGTGTGCACCAAGCAGATGTAGTATTAGTGCCATTAGAAGATGGTGACAGGGCACAAGCACTGGTATCATTAGGGAAAAAGGTCATAACCATTGATCTGAATCCTTTATCCAGAACAGCTCAAACATCATCCATAACCATAGTAGATAACGTGGTTAGAGCCATACCCTTAATGATTCAGGAAGTGGCCAAACTAAAAAAATATTCCAAAAAACAGTTAACAAGAATTGTGAATAAATTTGACAATTCTGAAAATATTTCTAAATCGCTAAACTCAATATCCCATCATTTTAAACAGGATGAATGA
- a CDS encoding AAA family ATPase, translated as MKVIGVTGMPGSGKSVVSRVAEKLGMKVVKMGDVIREEAQQRNEDPGIVAVQLRKEYGKHVVASRCVDIIKNLTKENSSSNSKSRVNKPQLFLVEGIRSPWEVNIFKKNFKDFKVIAVHSKPETRFFRLKKRMRSDDSADSKESMERDQRELKFGIGEVIVNSDFMVVNEGSLNKFKKTVQRIIENEL; from the coding sequence ATGAAAGTAATTGGAGTAACAGGAATGCCAGGATCTGGTAAAAGCGTGGTTTCTAGAGTTGCAGAGAAGTTGGGGATGAAAGTAGTAAAGATGGGCGATGTGATAAGGGAAGAAGCCCAGCAAAGAAATGAAGATCCCGGAATAGTGGCAGTGCAATTACGGAAAGAATATGGTAAACACGTGGTTGCCAGTCGTTGCGTAGATATAATAAAGAACTTGACCAAGGAAAATTCATCATCTAATTCTAAATCCAGAGTGAACAAACCCCAATTATTCCTAGTTGAAGGTATTCGCAGCCCATGGGAAGTAAATATATTTAAGAAGAATTTTAAAGATTTTAAAGTAATAGCTGTGCATTCTAAACCAGAAACCCGTTTTTTCCGGCTGAAAAAAAGGATGAGATCTGATGATTCGGCTGATTCCAAAGAATCCATGGAAAGAGATCAACGAGAACTGAAATTTGGAATAGGAGAAGTTATAGTAAATTCAGATTTTATGGTAGTTAATGAAGGTAGTTTAAACAAATTTAAAAAAACTGTTCAGAGGATAATTGAAAATGAATTGTAA